Within the Corallococcus exiguus genome, the region GGCGGTCCGCCACCTCCACCGTCGTGTCGAGCAGCTCGAAGAGGCGCTGCGCGGACGCGCTCGCTCGCGACATGCTGGCCGCGAAGAAGCCCAGCGTCATCAGGGGCATCAGCAGGAAGGTCAGGTAGCTGATGAAGGCCACCAGCTCTCCCAGCGTCAGCTTCTGATGGAGGATGCGCCAGCCTCCCACGCCCACCACCATCAGCGTTCCCATGCTGGCGATGAAGGTGACCAGGGGGAAGTTGCCGGCCAGCGCGTCCACCACCCGCAGGTTCTTCTCCTTCAGCTCCGCGTTGGTCTTCCCGTAGCGCTCCAGCTCCCTCGCCTCGCCGGAGAAGGCGCGCACCACGCGCAGCCCGCGCAGGTCCTCCTGCAGCGTGGTGTTGAGCGAGCCCAGCAGCGCCTGCAGCTGGCCGAACAGCGGACGCATCCGCTGCATGAACCGGCGCAGCACCCACAGGATGGGCGGCACGGTGCTCAGCGCCGCCAGCGCCAGCACCGGATCCAGGTACAGCAGCAGCCCCGCGCAGCCCACCAGCATCGCCGCCGCCGCGGCGAACTGCACCACGCCGCTGCCCACGAAGGTGCGCACCGCCTCCACGTCGCTCGTCAGCCGCGTGAGCAGCTGCCCCGTCTGCGCCTGGTCGTAGTAGCTGAAGGACAGCCGCTGGATGCGCGCGAAGAGCGCGTCGCGCAAATCAAACGCCACGCCCTGCGACGCGCGCTCCGCCAGGTAGCCCTGCAGGAAGTTGAACAGGCCGCGCCCCAGCGCGATGGCGACCAGGCCTCCCACCGCCAGCCACACGGGCCGTATCTCCCCGCGCGCGAGCCCGTGGTCGATGGCGATGCGGATCATCTGCGGCGCGCCCAGGTTCGCCACGGAGACGAGCAGCAGCGACAGCAGCGCGCCCAGCGCCTCCAGGCGATAGCGGCGCAGATAGCCCAATGCCCGCAGGATGGGCGGACGGCCGGATGCGGGTGGCGCGGACGTGCTCACGTGAGACCTGGACCCCTTCCTCCCCGCCCGGGAAGGCGCGCGCATGATGGGCGCCCCCACGCTCCGCTTCAAGCACCACGCATGTCGCGAAACGACGGTTGCGCGCCGCGCCACGGCCCGTTACGTGGGCCGCCTTTCCTCCCGCTTCGTCACGAGGTGAACGTCATGGAGTACCGG harbors:
- a CDS encoding ABC transporter ATP-binding protein, which encodes MSTSAPPASGRPPILRALGYLRRYRLEALGALLSLLLVSVANLGAPQMIRIAIDHGLARGEIRPVWLAVGGLVAIALGRGLFNFLQGYLAERASQGVAFDLRDALFARIQRLSFSYYDQAQTGQLLTRLTSDVEAVRTFVGSGVVQFAAAAAMLVGCAGLLLYLDPVLALAALSTVPPILWVLRRFMQRMRPLFGQLQALLGSLNTTLQEDLRGLRVVRAFSGEARELERYGKTNAELKEKNLRVVDALAGNFPLVTFIASMGTLMVVGVGGWRILHQKLTLGELVAFISYLTFLLMPLMTLGFFAASMSRASASAQRLFELLDTTVEVADRPGAVPLPPLQGRIELRDVRFRYAGSDREILRGVSVTLEPGQLVAVLGTTGSGKSTLINLLPRFYDVTGGAVLLDGHDVRDVTLASLRSQMGVVLQDALLFSGTVRENIAYGRPEATQAQVEAAAEAAQAAEFIRELPQGYDTVVGERGVGLSGGQRQRLAIARALLTDPRLLILDDSTSAVDARTETAIQGALDALMRDKRRTAIVIAQRISTVRDADLILVLDEGRIAAKGRHEELKASSELYNDILGSQLQPPRQEEVA